Proteins encoded by one window of Candidatus Odinarchaeum yellowstonii:
- the nifU gene encoding Fe-S cluster assembly scaffold protein NifU: protein MSKTYSKKVLDHFTNPRNVGVLENPDGVGVVGNPVCGDLMEIQIKVKDDVITDIKFRTFGCGAAIATSSMITEMAKGMRVDEALKLTRKDVADELEGLPPIKMHCSNLAADALHAAIKDYLKKTGRSTP, encoded by the coding sequence ATGTCTAAAACATATAGTAAAAAGGTGTTAGATCACTTTACGAATCCGCGGAATGTTGGGGTATTAGAGAATCCTGACGGAGTCGGCGTGGTCGGTAACCCTGTTTGCGGTGACTTAATGGAGATTCAAATTAAAGTGAAAGATGATGTGATAACTGATATTAAATTCAGAACCTTCGGGTGCGGAGCTGCGATAGCTACCAGCAGCATGATCACCGAGATGGCTAAAGGTATGCGCGTCGACGAAGCTTTGAAACTGACTAGGAAAGATGTAGCGGATGAGTTGGAGGGTTTACCTCCTATTAAAATGCATTGCTCTAATCTAGCCGCGGATGCTTTGCACGCCGCTATAAAAGACTATCTTAAGAAGACAGGCCGATCTACCCCGTAA
- a CDS encoding YkgJ family cysteine cluster protein, translating to MSEKIRFKCQKCGKCCGAEVIVSYADVYRLTEDENIREEILKKHQPREAKGNLVYSTNSLMGLKEKYPCCFLKDNKCSVYELRPQICRIYPFLVLPEGVKPKRPYKIIATRKTIEEGIFHLAIIGLNCPGLGVGEEVNIDKLFEIGLEEYENFKDTYQDMLLSEIAASAESFMNNIKQIQDT from the coding sequence TTGAGTGAAAAAATCAGATTCAAATGTCAGAAATGCGGTAAATGCTGCGGAGCTGAAGTTATCGTAAGCTACGCAGACGTATACCGTTTAACGGAAGATGAGAATATAAGAGAAGAGATTTTAAAAAAACATCAACCGCGTGAAGCTAAAGGCAACCTCGTGTACTCAACAAACTCTCTTATGGGTTTAAAAGAAAAATATCCCTGCTGCTTTCTCAAAGATAATAAATGCTCAGTTTACGAGCTTAGACCTCAAATATGCCGGATTTACCCATTCCTAGTTTTACCTGAAGGAGTTAAACCTAAACGACCGTATAAAATCATCGCGACTAGAAAAACAATCGAAGAAGGCATATTCCATCTAGCGATAATAGGGTTAAACTGCCCTGGGCTAGGAGTAGGAGAGGAAGTTAACATAGATAAACTGTTTGAAATAGGATTAGAAGAATACGAGAACTTCAAAGACACCTATCAAGATATGCTTTTAAGTGAGATCGCCGCAAGCGCAGAAAGCTTCATGAATAATATTAAACAAATCCAAGATACCTGA
- a CDS encoding NAD(P)/FAD-dependent oxidoreductase translates to MLNEIEVDVAVIGGGPAGLAAAISAKENGAEKVLLIERGSRLGGILNQCIHDGFGLVLFNKSLTGPEYAEIFIEKLLKLKIDYMLNSMVLELTPSKKLYVANRNGYHLVKAKAVVLAMGCRERTRGAIKIAGSRPSGVYTAGLAQNFINLQNLMIGRTAVILGSGDVGLIMARRLTLEGVKIQAVVEIMPFPYGLRRNVVQCLEDYNIPLHLSHTVTEILGRSRVEAVKIAKVDENLKPIPGTEKIIQCDTVLLSVGLIPENELSRQAGVEIDPKTQGPVVNSMLQTSIKGIFACGNVLHVNDLVDYVTVEAQKAGMWAAKYALNELPEPDRKEIEITLGENVRTVVPQKIVPGLDTSLFFRVYKPGKNKTLNIIVDGKNIIQKKCPSITPSEMLKADLKGEYTLNAEKIHVEVCE, encoded by the coding sequence ATGTTAAATGAGATTGAAGTCGACGTAGCTGTTATAGGCGGAGGGCCCGCTGGTTTAGCTGCAGCTATTTCAGCGAAAGAAAACGGCGCTGAAAAAGTCCTCTTAATAGAGAGAGGGAGCCGTCTAGGAGGCATATTAAACCAGTGCATACACGACGGATTCGGCTTAGTGTTATTCAATAAATCTTTAACAGGACCGGAGTACGCGGAAATCTTCATCGAAAAACTCTTAAAATTAAAAATAGATTACATGCTTAACTCCATGGTATTAGAGTTAACACCCTCCAAGAAACTATACGTCGCTAATAGAAACGGATACCACTTGGTTAAAGCTAAAGCAGTAGTATTAGCTATGGGGTGCAGGGAGAGAACTAGAGGAGCGATAAAAATAGCCGGCTCCAGACCTAGCGGAGTTTACACAGCGGGCTTAGCTCAGAACTTTATAAACCTACAGAATCTAATGATCGGGAGAACAGCCGTCATATTAGGATCAGGGGACGTAGGGTTAATAATGGCTAGAAGACTCACACTAGAAGGGGTTAAAATTCAAGCCGTAGTGGAGATAATGCCCTTCCCCTATGGTTTACGAAGAAACGTGGTTCAATGCTTAGAAGACTATAATATCCCATTGCATTTAAGCCACACAGTAACAGAGATACTTGGAAGAAGCCGCGTGGAAGCTGTGAAAATCGCGAAAGTCGATGAAAACCTGAAACCCATACCCGGAACAGAGAAAATAATACAATGCGACACCGTACTGCTCTCAGTTGGATTAATCCCGGAAAACGAGTTAAGCCGTCAAGCTGGAGTGGAAATAGACCCTAAAACCCAGGGACCGGTTGTTAACAGCATGCTCCAGACATCTATTAAAGGAATATTCGCATGCGGCAACGTATTACACGTCAACGATCTAGTAGACTACGTCACCGTGGAAGCTCAAAAAGCAGGCATGTGGGCTGCAAAATACGCTTTAAACGAGCTCCCAGAACCTGACAGAAAAGAAATAGAGATAACACTCGGCGAAAACGTGAGAACAGTTGTACCCCAAAAAATAGTCCCCGGATTAGATACAAGCCTCTTCTTCAGAGTATATAAACCAGGCAAGAATAAAACACTCAACATAATAGTGGACGGTAAAAACATAATACAGAAAAAATGCCCTTCAATCACACCCTCAGAGATGTTGAAAGCTGATTTAAAAGGAGAGTACACGTTAAACGCTGAGAAAATACACGTGGAGGTCTGCGAATGA
- a CDS encoding cysteine desulfurase: MSRVYLDYAGASPVDKRVLEAMKPFILKPGNPLALHEEGQIAKRKIEDARVYISHLINADNPDGVIFTSGATESNNLAIIGMSERLKNEGKHIITSNIEHISVINSLKKLEKNGFEVTRVPVDRDGIIRLDLLEEAIRKDTVLITVQAANSEIGVIQPLDEIGRIAQRHGVVFHCDATAGLGQMPLDVKKANISLLTMSANSIYGPQGVGALYLASGIRPIPQILGGGQQRGFRSGTENLAGIIGMGEAARIAALEMREDWSRLTKFRDRLIKEIPERVRDAYLNGHPVKRTPNNVNFRIDYVEGESIVLSLDILAGIAVSTGASCASLTLEPSHVILALGVPPEKAQGLLQVTMGRFTKEEDVEKLLEALPGVVERLRRMSPLTPANYFSKEG; this comes from the coding sequence ATGAGCAGAGTTTACTTAGATTACGCTGGGGCTTCTCCCGTTGATAAACGTGTGTTAGAAGCTATGAAGCCTTTCATCCTTAAACCAGGGAACCCTTTAGCTCTCCACGAAGAGGGTCAGATTGCTAAACGTAAAATTGAGGATGCTCGAGTTTATATATCTCATCTTATAAACGCGGATAACCCTGATGGTGTGATTTTCACAAGCGGGGCTACTGAATCTAACAACCTTGCGATTATAGGTATGAGTGAGCGTTTAAAAAATGAAGGTAAACACATTATAACCTCGAATATCGAGCATATTTCGGTGATTAACTCTCTGAAGAAGCTGGAGAAAAACGGGTTTGAAGTCACTCGGGTACCGGTAGATAGAGACGGAATTATTAGACTCGATTTACTGGAGGAAGCTATTAGAAAAGATACCGTGCTAATAACGGTTCAAGCAGCTAACTCTGAGATCGGTGTTATTCAACCTTTAGATGAGATAGGGAGAATAGCTCAAAGACACGGAGTTGTTTTTCACTGTGATGCGACAGCTGGTTTAGGTCAAATGCCTTTAGATGTGAAGAAAGCTAATATAAGCTTGTTAACTATGTCAGCTAACAGCATTTATGGTCCTCAGGGTGTTGGCGCACTATATCTTGCCTCTGGTATCCGCCCGATCCCTCAGATTCTAGGCGGCGGTCAGCAGCGTGGTTTCAGGTCTGGAACCGAGAATTTAGCCGGTATTATAGGGATGGGTGAAGCTGCTCGAATCGCTGCTCTTGAAATGAGAGAGGACTGGTCTCGGTTAACTAAATTCCGGGATCGTCTTATAAAAGAGATCCCGGAGAGAGTTAGAGACGCTTACCTTAACGGTCACCCTGTGAAGCGAACACCTAACAATGTGAATTTTAGAATAGACTATGTTGAAGGTGAATCTATCGTTTTAAGCCTTGATATTTTAGCCGGTATAGCGGTTTCGACAGGCGCTTCATGCGCCAGCTTAACGCTTGAACCAAGTCATGTGATTTTAGCTTTAGGTGTACCGCCTGAGAAAGCTCAAGGCCTCTTGCAAGTAACTATGGGCAGATTCACTAAAGAGGAGGATGTTGAAAAACTTCTAGAAGCTTTACCTGGTGTTGTAGAAAGGCTGAGGAGGATGTCTCCTTTAACGCCTGCTAATTATTTTAGTAAGGAGGGATGA
- a CDS encoding ATP/GTP-binding protein has translation MTPLGVFLLGPGGVGKTSLMKALIDLTVENNIRCAAVNLDPGCTSLPFQVVFDARDIVTVDGLMREENVGPNYAMIAAFTRIVEERAKIFKAIVDFKPEIVYFDTPGQMEVFLFNKETPVFLSEISSYVKPIGVFIMDNMMVKDAGKLVVTELLSLSFQLHLEIRMVTVINKVDLGIPPDINRMVEDTEYLANKVEAEKTGLEKDLILGLIPRLREIRGSTRVIYTSTSSGSGILDLFNIIHEAFCACGDLT, from the coding sequence GTGACGCCTTTAGGTGTTTTTCTACTAGGCCCGGGCGGCGTTGGTAAAACTTCTCTTATGAAAGCACTCATAGATTTAACTGTTGAAAATAATATTAGATGCGCCGCAGTTAACTTGGATCCCGGGTGCACTTCTCTACCTTTTCAAGTGGTTTTCGACGCGCGTGATATAGTAACTGTGGACGGTTTAATGCGTGAGGAGAACGTTGGTCCGAACTACGCTATGATAGCGGCTTTCACACGTATAGTTGAAGAGCGGGCTAAGATATTTAAAGCTATAGTTGATTTTAAACCTGAAATCGTCTACTTTGACACACCCGGGCAGATGGAGGTTTTCTTATTCAATAAGGAGACTCCGGTATTCTTATCTGAGATATCCAGTTACGTGAAGCCGATCGGTGTTTTCATCATGGATAACATGATGGTTAAAGACGCTGGTAAACTGGTTGTCACCGAACTGTTAAGCTTAAGCTTTCAACTTCACCTGGAGATTCGCATGGTTACGGTGATTAACAAGGTGGATTTAGGTATTCCACCTGATATAAATCGAATGGTTGAAGACACCGAGTATTTAGCGAATAAAGTTGAAGCTGAGAAAACGGGTTTGGAGAAGGATTTAATTCTCGGTTTAATACCGAGGCTCAGGGAGATTAGAGGCTCGACTAGAGTGATTTACACGTCGACTAGCAGCGGTTCAGGTATCTTGGATTTGTTTAATATTATTCATGAAGCTTTCTGCGCTTGCGGCGATCTCACTTAA
- a CDS encoding DUF1667 domain-containing protein: MNKNLICILCPQGCPINVDYSENELGAIKVISVDGSKCSRGEFWAREEVENPVRTVTSSIRVLNGELPLVSVRTDKPIPKKRIFDVMNVIKTLKVKAPVKRGQIIVENILGLNANLIATRTVNRVNGER, translated from the coding sequence ATGAATAAAAACCTAATCTGTATTCTATGCCCTCAAGGCTGCCCGATCAACGTAGATTACAGTGAAAACGAGCTGGGCGCTATAAAAGTGATCAGCGTAGACGGGTCTAAATGCTCTAGAGGAGAGTTCTGGGCTAGAGAAGAAGTTGAAAACCCTGTTAGAACAGTTACATCTTCAATCAGAGTCTTAAACGGGGAGCTACCCTTAGTAAGCGTTCGAACAGATAAACCGATACCTAAAAAGAGAATCTTTGACGTAATGAATGTGATAAAAACTTTGAAAGTTAAAGCACCGGTTAAAAGAGGGCAAATCATCGTTGAGAATATTTTAGGCTTAAACGCGAACCTGATAGCTACTAGAACAGTCAACAGGGTTAACGGAGAAAGATAA